The following DNA comes from bacterium.
CTCGTTCTGGAACTGTTGGCGGTCTGGGGGGCGGCCTCGATCGCGGGCGCCGCGGTTTTCCCCCTTCTCTATCTGGGTTTCCCGGGGTTGCGGGACCGGGGTTGGGCCGTTTCCAGGATCGTGGGCGCGGTCGCGGTCACCTTTCTGGCCTGGATGGCGTCAAGTCTGCGGCTGGTGCCTTTCGGCACCCCCGCCGTCGCCGGCGCGCTGGTGCTGCTGGGGGCCGGGTCATGGTTTTCGGCCCGGGGCCGGCTGAAGGAGATGGCGGGCTTCGTCCGGGTCAACCGGCGCATGATCCTCACCGTCGAAGCCGTCTGCCTGCTCGGGTTTTTCGTCTTTCTCGGGGTCATCGCCTCCAACCCCGAAATCGCGCCGGAGACGGAACGGTTCATGGATTACGCCCTGCTCAACCGGATCGATCAGACCTCATTCTTCCCGCCGGCGGACCCGTGGTTCGCCGGCAAGACCATGAACTACTATTACTACGGCTACATCATCGTCGCCGCCCTGCACAAGCTCGTACCCCTGCCCCTGCCCCTCTTCTTCAATATCGTCCTGGGCCTGATCTACGCCCTCTTCCTCAGCGCCTCCTTCGGGATGGGCTATAATCTCACCGGGAAGATTTCCTACGGTTTTCTCGGCGCCGCCGCCCTCATGTTCATCGGAAACCTCTATGGGTTCATCCAGGTCCTGATTCCGCGGGAAGCGACCCGGATCGCCTTGATTCAAGCGGGCCACCCCGATCCGGGCTGGCTCCGGGAGGCGGCGAGCCAGTTTTCCTCCTTCGGCTTCTTCGACGGGGCCAGGGTCATGGTCCAGACCGGGGCCGACGGGGCCATCCTGGACTACCCCATCAACGAGTTCCCCTTCTTCAGCCTTGTGTACGGCGATCTCCATCCCTACGTCGTCACCTACATGACCAACATGGCCATCCTCACCCTGCTGTTGGGGGTGGCCCGGAGAACCGAGACGGGGTGGGGCGCCTGGGGCGAGACCGCCGGCCGGCGGGCGCTGACGGTGGCGATCGCCGCCGTCGCCCTCGGCCTGCTGGTCGGGGCCCACACCTGGGACTACCCGGTCTACCTGGGGGTGCTGTTCGTGAGCGCGGCCTGGAAGTCCTGGCGGCGTTCCGCCGAACTCCCCGACGGAACCGGGCCGGACCCGGAACCGCGGAGCCGCTGGAATTTCATCCCTCCGGCAGCGGCGGTCGCCGTCCTCAGCTTCCTCCTCTATCTCCCCTTCAACCTCAGTTTCCTGGGGCAGCAGGCCGGACATAACCGGGGCGGCTTGGGCGCGGTGGGGTTGCGTACGCCGCTCGACCTTTTCCTGGAAGCGATCGGCATCTTCCTGTTCTTCCTGGCGGCCTTGCTCGCGGCCGACTGGATCGACGCCCGGAAATCGGCCCGCCCCCTGGCCGCGGCCCCGGTGGGGGTCATGGCCGGGATCGGACTGCTCGTGCTCGTCGCCAG
Coding sequences within:
- a CDS encoding DUF2298 domain-containing protein; the encoded protein is MLVLELLAVWGAASIAGAAVFPLLYLGFPGLRDRGWAVSRIVGAVAVTFLAWMASSLRLVPFGTPAVAGALVLLGAGSWFSARGRLKEMAGFVRVNRRMILTVEAVCLLGFFVFLGVIASNPEIAPETERFMDYALLNRIDQTSFFPPADPWFAGKTMNYYYYGYIIVAALHKLVPLPLPLFFNIVLGLIYALFLSASFGMGYNLTGKISYGFLGAAALMFIGNLYGFIQVLIPREATRIALIQAGHPDPGWLREAASQFSSFGFFDGARVMVQTGADGAILDYPINEFPFFSLVYGDLHPYVVTYMTNMAILTLLLGVARRTETGWGAWGETAGRRALTVAIAAVALGLLVGAHTWDYPVYLGVLFVSAAWKSWRRSAELPDGTGPDPEPRSRWNFIPPAAAVAVLSFLLYLPFNLSFLGQQAGHNRGGLGAVGLRTPLDLFLEAIGIFLFFLAALLAADWIDARKSARPLAAAPVGVMAGIGLLVLVASGALPLFPTWLFILALAAAVVVRMAARGPDREEGFALGLALVALGLALFCEFFFLVDHYRGGGYERMNTMFKFYTNIWLLLGTAAVYAAFRVRSLLVSSSAIRAWRWTVGGILGAGFVYSLASVPALARAHALPAGLDGAAYILEPVPSWQKPEWRWDLDDWRAAAWIEKNLPLDAVILQANGNAYDWAPRIATFTGRPTLVGWNNHEAGWRNDWREPTRRSEATAAVYSTEDLTRARSLIDEYGIDYVYIGRTERARYPGPGLEKFGRLGDPVYAEGPVQIFRVGASR